A single window of Penaeus vannamei isolate JL-2024 chromosome 24, ASM4276789v1, whole genome shotgun sequence DNA harbors:
- the LOC138866248 gene encoding protein krueppel-like, with product MLSQGAAEAGAVCPVCGKAFKGDKYKFRLSRHMIIHTGQKPFACPHCPYRANIRTNLTRHVAIQHAHAPVLPLMAPAPPTPTYNFSTSAAHSRNPTINNPYFTSESLKDTEQIESGTENFE from the coding sequence ATGCTGAGCCAGGGCGCGGCGGAGGCGGGCGCCGTTTGCCCCGTGTGTGGCAAGGCCTTCAAGGGCGACAAGTACAAGTTCCGCCTCAGCCGCCACATGATCATCCACACGGGGCAGAAGCCCTTCGCGTGCCCGCACTGCCCCTACCGCGCCAATATCCGCACCAACCTCACCCGCCACGTTGCCATCCAACACGCGCACGCCCCGGTGCTGCCGCTCATGGCCcccgcgccgcccacgcccacctacAACTTTTCTACCTCCGCCGCACATTCCAGAAACCCTACAATCAACAACCCATATTTCACCTCAGAGTCCCTGAAAGACACAGAGCAGATCGAGTCGGGAACAGAAAACTTTGAATGA